One window from the genome of Anabaena sphaerica FACHB-251 encodes:
- a CDS encoding glycosyltransferase, translating to MPANSWPEHDSYNGTSDPLNSLLSDLSVEDESVEEANAVSLLSSRFQRRRPKAALVLTIVWSGTIALHLVSWGSIFILGLTTILGIHAFRIIFARPRHHAKEIQGDLPCVSVLVAAKNEEAVIGRLVKNLCSLEYANGEYEVWIIDDNSTDSTPQLLAQLKQEYKQLKVLRRSAEATGGKSGALNQVLPMTKGDIIAVFDADAQVDPDLLLQVVPVFQKEQVGAIQVRKAIANAKENFWTKGQMAEMAVDTWFQQQRTAIGGLGELRGNGQFVRRQALDSCGGWNEETITDDLDLTIRLNLDKWDIECMFYPPVQEEGVTNAIALWHQRNRWAEGGYQRYLDYWDLILKNRMGTRKTVDLLIFLLIMYILPTAAVPDLLMSIIRHRPPILAPVTGLSVTMSFVGMFAGLQRTRQDQKTSNYFVLLLQTIRGSIYMLHWLVVMSSATARMSVRPKRLKWVKTVHTGAEH from the coding sequence ATGCCAGCGAATTCCTGGCCGGAACACGACTCTTACAACGGAACTTCTGATCCCCTTAACTCCCTTCTGTCTGACCTATCGGTAGAAGATGAGTCAGTGGAAGAAGCAAATGCTGTGTCTTTACTCTCATCCCGGTTTCAACGACGTAGACCCAAAGCCGCCCTAGTCTTGACTATAGTCTGGAGTGGGACGATCGCTTTACATTTAGTTTCCTGGGGTTCTATTTTCATTCTCGGACTCACAACTATCTTAGGCATTCATGCCTTCAGGATTATCTTTGCTAGACCCCGCCATCATGCTAAAGAAATACAGGGAGATTTGCCTTGTGTCTCTGTGTTAGTAGCCGCAAAAAATGAGGAAGCAGTTATTGGCAGATTAGTCAAGAATCTTTGTAGTCTGGAATATGCTAATGGTGAATATGAGGTCTGGATTATTGATGATAATAGTACGGACAGCACGCCGCAGTTATTAGCACAACTGAAGCAAGAATACAAGCAACTCAAGGTACTCAGGCGTTCTGCTGAAGCTACTGGCGGTAAGTCAGGGGCTTTGAATCAGGTGCTACCTATGACTAAGGGGGACATCATTGCTGTGTTTGATGCTGATGCCCAAGTTGACCCAGATTTACTGTTACAGGTTGTGCCTGTGTTCCAAAAAGAACAGGTGGGAGCGATACAGGTACGAAAAGCGATCGCTAACGCCAAAGAAAATTTTTGGACTAAGGGACAAATGGCAGAAATGGCTGTTGATACTTGGTTTCAACAACAACGCACTGCTATTGGTGGACTGGGTGAACTGCGGGGAAATGGTCAATTTGTCCGTCGTCAAGCTTTGGATAGCTGCGGTGGCTGGAATGAGGAAACTATCACCGATGATTTAGATTTGACAATTCGCTTGAATCTGGATAAATGGGATATTGAATGTATGTTCTATCCCCCAGTGCAAGAAGAAGGAGTCACAAATGCGATCGCACTTTGGCATCAACGCAACCGCTGGGCTGAGGGTGGTTATCAGCGTTATTTAGATTACTGGGATCTCATCCTCAAAAACCGCATGGGAACGCGGAAAACTGTGGATTTACTGATTTTTCTGCTGATTATGTATATTTTACCTACAGCAGCAGTACCCGATTTATTAATGTCAATAATTCGCCATCGTCCACCCATATTAGCCCCTGTCACGGGTTTGTCGGTTACGATGTCTTTTGTAGGGATGTTTGCTGGGTTACAGCGCACACGCCAAGATCAGAAAACATCTAACTATTTTGTGTTACTTCTGCAAACCATTCGCGGCAGTATTTATATGTTGCATTGGTTGGTGGTGATGAGTAGCGCGACTGCGCGGATGTCGGTACGTCCAAAACGGCTGAAATGGGTAAAAACTGTACATACTGGTGCTGAACATTAA
- a CDS encoding tetratricopeptide repeat protein produces the protein MITLYLDLKAVAGNYVELRYFTDNYNKYEKRTLPLSEITDLIEIAERDYYVSSFAEDYAVTGSRLYNWLDGSDRWLQKLINQYQRQGIILAIATAEKLAHLPWEVLHDHNSFLVQRSIIPIRWVSSDSVKTLSVEKNPENRALQVLFMATSPQGVEPVLDYEAEEARILEATGRQPLALTVEESGCLSELRYLVDYYGKDYFDIFHITGHATITNGQPEFITETETGAAYNASAEDIATALQFRLPKLIFLSGCRTGQAGSKDDNYGSVPSMAEELLKAGAKAVLGWGQKVLESDATEAAATLYKELAAGKQITEAVASTYQTLIKNKARDWHLLRLYAADSLPGELVTPLRTPGRKPAPLLSVSTEFFDPAGRVKVPTRESFVGRRRQLQSCLRTLTQSTEEIGVLIYGMGGLGKSSLAARLCDRLPHFQCVVLVGRIDEPSLVSELVKKLDDNEQRKQLQNPDEELRFRFKRVFQQLSDAGEKPFLLVLDDFEDNLEPRQDSFVLKTAAAEVLTALVWAIRETYTNHRLILTCRYDFEFSQLRYFYKQPLEGMRGADLRKKCSRLEAFGAKSQVDEALKSQARRLADGNPRLLEWLDKILQAPHSPHPLAPSPQARRGDKSFDVDVVVILNRLEVDAVELREQVLAEALLQQMDETMGEMLSQGLVFELPVPREALTAVCENIPNLENYINRAVALGLLEVSPDESLRVPRILPLTLSTHVETLHQQGAEVLCRLWWKEGETRTEEEVLEIHRLALLAKKGEIASKVGSVLASNWRKKSRFREALYLCKSTLNIVDDYHILHQLARSEQELGEIEQAEQHYQQALKLCPVTDEKTKAAIINNLANIFVQQGRVNIALNLFSQSLEITKRIRDFNGQAAILHNISNINIANKNFEEAIQNLDEIIQIDESQNNFLGKAKTFNSRANIYYEQDQFEKALEYFQKSFAIFKNQNDIQGQITALHNIVNIYQRQGNHKYARVILSQALQNAKDSGAMYIQAAILNSMAFTYDKQDGFDEKIICFEEAFKIAQYIQDVNAQATTLGNMASINAKQGNTEEAITQFKQLLALELHENNENFTLKARTLAMLGQLLAYQKRDFVTALEYLQQSLEILQRIQSPDAETVRRIIKRVQQMANG, from the coding sequence ATGATAACTCTTTACCTTGACCTGAAAGCCGTTGCAGGTAATTACGTAGAGTTACGCTACTTTACCGATAATTACAACAAATACGAAAAACGCACACTCCCCCTGAGCGAAATTACTGATTTAATCGAGATAGCAGAAAGAGATTATTACGTTTCCTCCTTTGCGGAAGATTACGCAGTTACAGGATCTCGATTGTATAACTGGTTAGATGGGAGTGACAGATGGTTACAAAAACTCATCAATCAATATCAGCGTCAAGGAATCATTTTAGCCATTGCAACAGCCGAAAAACTCGCCCATTTACCTTGGGAAGTTCTGCACGATCACAATAGTTTTCTCGTTCAACGGTCAATTATTCCTATACGGTGGGTATCATCGGACTCTGTAAAAACATTGTCTGTGGAAAAAAACCCAGAAAACCGCGCTTTGCAAGTCTTATTTATGGCTACTTCCCCCCAAGGAGTAGAACCTGTATTAGATTATGAAGCAGAAGAAGCACGAATTTTAGAAGCGACGGGAAGACAACCTTTAGCTTTGACAGTGGAAGAAAGCGGTTGTTTATCAGAATTGCGCTATTTAGTGGATTATTACGGTAAAGATTATTTTGATATTTTCCATATTACCGGTCATGCCACAATTACCAACGGACAACCGGAATTTATTACCGAAACCGAAACCGGCGCGGCTTATAATGCCAGTGCAGAAGATATCGCTACCGCACTACAATTCCGATTACCCAAACTGATTTTCCTTTCTGGTTGTCGCACTGGACAAGCTGGTAGTAAAGATGATAATTATGGTTCTGTGCCTTCAATGGCGGAAGAATTACTCAAAGCAGGTGCAAAAGCCGTTTTGGGATGGGGACAAAAAGTTTTAGAATCTGATGCAACGGAAGCAGCAGCGACATTATATAAAGAATTAGCCGCCGGAAAGCAAATCACCGAAGCAGTTGCCAGTACCTATCAAACATTAATCAAAAATAAGGCGCGGGATTGGCATTTGTTGCGATTATATGCAGCCGATAGTTTACCAGGAGAATTGGTGACACCATTGCGGACTCCGGGAAGGAAACCAGCACCACTGCTTTCTGTGAGTACGGAATTTTTCGATCCTGCAGGAAGGGTGAAAGTCCCCACCCGTGAGAGTTTTGTTGGTCGTCGTCGTCAGTTACAAAGTTGTTTAAGGACGCTGACACAATCAACGGAAGAGATAGGGGTATTAATTTATGGCATGGGTGGTTTAGGTAAAAGTAGTTTAGCAGCTAGACTATGTGACCGACTCCCCCATTTTCAGTGTGTTGTGTTGGTGGGGAGAATTGATGAACCGAGTTTAGTTAGTGAGTTAGTGAAAAAGTTGGATGATAACGAACAACGCAAACAACTACAAAATCCTGATGAGGAATTGAGATTTAGATTCAAGCGGGTATTTCAGCAGTTGTCGGACGCTGGGGAAAAGCCGTTTTTGTTGGTGTTGGATGATTTTGAGGATAATTTAGAACCTCGTCAGGATAGCTTTGTCCTGAAAACAGCAGCCGCAGAGGTTTTAACGGCTTTGGTTTGGGCGATTCGGGAAACTTACACCAATCATCGCTTAATTCTCACCTGTCGTTATGATTTTGAATTTAGCCAGTTGCGGTATTTCTATAAACAGCCCTTGGAAGGAATGCGGGGGGCAGATTTAAGAAAAAAGTGTAGTCGTCTTGAGGCTTTTGGGGCAAAATCTCAGGTAGATGAGGCGTTGAAATCTCAAGCACGGAGGTTAGCTGATGGTAATCCCCGGTTGCTGGAATGGTTGGATAAGATTTTGCAAGCACCCCACTCACCCCACCCCCTAGCCCCCTCCCCGCAAGCGAGGAGGGGGGATAAGAGTTTTGATGTTGATGTGGTGGTGATTCTCAATCGTTTAGAAGTTGATGCGGTGGAGTTGCGAGAACAGGTTTTAGCTGAAGCTTTGCTGCAACAAATGGATGAAACGATGGGGGAAATGTTGTCACAGGGTTTGGTGTTTGAGTTACCAGTCCCCAGGGAAGCATTAACCGCAGTTTGTGAAAATATCCCCAATTTGGAAAATTATATCAATCGCGCAGTGGCCTTGGGATTGTTGGAAGTTAGTCCTGATGAGTCGTTACGAGTACCGAGAATTTTGCCGTTGACGTTATCCACTCATGTAGAAACCTTGCATCAACAAGGGGCTGAGGTGTTATGTCGTCTGTGGTGGAAAGAAGGAGAAACCAGAACAGAAGAAGAAGTGTTAGAAATTCATCGGTTAGCGTTGCTTGCGAAAAAAGGAGAAATTGCCTCAAAAGTTGGATCGGTTTTGGCAAGTAATTGGAGGAAGAAAAGCCGATTTCGTGAAGCCTTGTATCTTTGCAAATCTACCTTAAATATTGTTGACGATTATCATATTTTGCATCAACTAGCACGATCTGAACAAGAACTTGGAGAAATTGAACAAGCAGAACAACATTATCAACAAGCACTAAAACTTTGTCCAGTAACAGATGAAAAAACAAAAGCTGCTATTATTAATAATTTGGCTAATATTTTCGTTCAGCAAGGTCGAGTAAACATAGCTCTTAATCTTTTTTCTCAATCTTTAGAAATCACAAAGCGTATCCGTGATTTTAATGGTCAAGCTGCGATTCTACACAATATATCTAATATTAATATAGCTAATAAGAACTTTGAAGAAGCAATCCAAAACCTTGATGAAATTATTCAAATTGATGAAAGTCAGAATAATTTTTTGGGCAAAGCAAAAACATTTAATAGTAGAGCTAATATTTATTATGAACAAGATCAATTTGAAAAAGCACTCGAATATTTTCAGAAGTCTTTTGCAATATTTAAAAATCAAAATGACATTCAGGGTCAGATTACAGCTTTACATAACATAGTCAATATCTATCAAAGACAAGGAAACCATAAGTATGCAAGAGTTATTCTTTCTCAAGCTCTGCAAAATGCAAAGGATAGTGGTGCTATGTATATCCAGGCTGCAATATTAAATAGTATGGCATTTACCTACGATAAACAAGATGGATTTGATGAGAAAATAATTTGCTTTGAGGAGGCTTTTAAAATTGCACAATATATTCAAGATGTGAATGCTCAGGCTACCACACTGGGTAATATGGCATCTATTAATGCTAAACAGGGTAACACTGAAGAAGCAATCACTCAATTTAAGCAATTATTAGCATTAGAACTTCATGAAAATAATGAGAATTTCACACTAAAGGCAAGAACATTAGCAATGTTGGGTCAGTTGTTAGCATATCAAAAAAGAGATTTTGTTACTGCATTAGAATATTTACAGCAGTCTTTGGAGATATTACAGCGTATTCAATCTCCCGATGCTGAGACAGTGAGGAGAATTATCAAAAGAGTGCAACAAATGGCAAACGGTTAA